In Synechococcus sp. A18-25c, a single window of DNA contains:
- a CDS encoding ComF family protein, which translates to MRITPDPAVLHGLCKGLRHALCTRALLIPIPGWKAEARANPLPRLLCRSLQRPSIPVLKRCRPTVGQHHLNRRQRLLNQQGSFRVLEDRLPAIGQGETLISNAAQVWLVDDIVTSGATVMAARDALQTSGIVIHGVICLARTRLAVTP; encoded by the coding sequence TTGCGCATCACACCAGATCCTGCTGTTTTGCACGGTTTATGCAAGGGGCTGCGTCATGCGCTGTGCACACGCGCGCTCTTGATTCCCATCCCTGGGTGGAAAGCGGAAGCCCGTGCCAATCCTCTTCCACGGTTGCTGTGCCGCAGCCTCCAGAGACCGAGCATCCCCGTGCTCAAACGATGTCGCCCCACCGTGGGCCAACACCACCTCAACCGCAGGCAGCGATTGCTGAATCAACAGGGCAGCTTTCGAGTGCTGGAGGACCGCCTCCCAGCGATAGGGCAGGGGGAAACTCTCATCTCGAACGCTGCGCAGGTGTGGCTCGTGGATGACATCGTCACGAGCGGGGCGACTGTGATGGCCGCCCGTGATGCTCTGCAAACATCAGGGATCGTCATCCATGGAGTGATCTGTCTGGCGCGAACACGCCTCGCCGTCACGCCGTGA
- a CDS encoding DUF2470 domain-containing protein, with protein sequence MAADPLTPAVSERICRHMNDDHSDAVLRYARHYGGFTDATAAKMTEVTAEAMILNVNDQPVSIRFDHTLTDSEDAHRTMVAMLRAMPAATESGES encoded by the coding sequence ATGGCCGCCGATCCCCTCACTCCCGCAGTCAGCGAACGCATCTGCCGTCACATGAACGACGACCACAGTGATGCCGTGCTGCGTTATGCCCGTCACTACGGCGGTTTCACGGATGCCACAGCCGCCAAAATGACGGAAGTGACTGCTGAGGCCATGATCTTGAACGTGAATGATCAGCCGGTCAGCATCCGCTTCGATCACACTCTCACTGACAGCGAAGACGCCCATCGCACAATGGTCGCCATGCTTCGTGCCATGCCTGCCGCGACGGAAAGCGGGGAATCCTGA
- a CDS encoding FGGY-family carbohydrate kinase — translation MGGPLVLGIDLGTSGVRVAVLNAQRELLFSEAVGYRRGLEYPEDWVAGCSQLIQAIPNADRMRLEAMAVDGTSGTLVACSHDGQPLGNALPYHLACPEHLSTLTALVPTGGPAASASGSLARALRLIQQYSQPLLLRHQADWISGWFMQNWRYGEEGNNLRLGWCLSENQWPEAFQHQSWKGALPDIRPSGTMLGTIAPELARQLGLPEQLQVIAGTTDANAAVLTADAADDEGITVLGSTLVLKRFTDCPLDSGAGTSTHRVGGRWLAGGASNSGGAVLLQCFPGIDLAELSRQIDPDQDSGWDLRPLIGRGERFPVDAPEMEAVLTPRPVSDSLYLHALLEGLSRIECQGWAKLTQLGAPAPKRLVTLGGGARNPQWRRIRERFLQMPIRSCASPPAAGVARLALHALQQRSEESMVSEGESHAPS, via the coding sequence ATGGGCGGCCCTCTGGTGCTCGGCATTGATCTGGGCACCAGTGGCGTGCGTGTCGCCGTTTTGAATGCACAACGGGAACTGCTGTTCAGCGAAGCGGTCGGTTACCGCAGAGGCCTGGAATATCCCGAAGACTGGGTCGCCGGATGCAGCCAACTGATCCAAGCCATTCCCAACGCTGACCGAATGCGGTTGGAGGCGATGGCCGTCGATGGCACATCGGGCACGCTTGTGGCCTGCAGCCATGACGGCCAACCCCTCGGCAACGCCTTGCCCTACCACTTGGCGTGCCCTGAACACCTCTCCACGCTTACCGCATTGGTTCCAACAGGAGGGCCTGCGGCCAGCGCGAGCGGCAGCTTGGCGCGTGCGTTGCGCTTGATTCAGCAGTATTCGCAACCGCTGCTGCTACGCCACCAGGCCGACTGGATCAGCGGCTGGTTCATGCAGAACTGGCGCTACGGAGAAGAAGGCAACAACCTTCGCCTCGGCTGGTGCTTGAGCGAGAACCAGTGGCCAGAAGCCTTCCAACATCAGTCCTGGAAGGGGGCCCTGCCGGACATCCGTCCCAGCGGAACAATGCTGGGCACCATCGCGCCTGAGCTGGCCAGACAGCTGGGCTTGCCTGAGCAGCTTCAGGTGATCGCGGGGACCACTGATGCCAATGCAGCGGTGTTGACGGCAGATGCCGCTGACGACGAAGGCATCACCGTTTTAGGGAGCACGCTGGTTCTCAAACGCTTCACGGATTGCCCCCTCGACAGTGGAGCTGGCACCTCCACCCATCGTGTCGGTGGCCGTTGGCTGGCGGGAGGTGCATCGAACAGCGGCGGTGCTGTCTTGCTTCAGTGCTTTCCAGGCATCGATCTGGCAGAGCTCAGCCGTCAGATTGATCCTGATCAAGACAGTGGATGGGACTTGCGTCCCCTGATCGGTCGAGGGGAGCGCTTTCCTGTAGACGCGCCCGAAATGGAAGCGGTGCTGACGCCTCGTCCGGTCAGTGATTCCCTCTACCTTCACGCCCTGCTCGAAGGACTGAGCCGGATTGAATGCCAGGGGTGGGCCAAACTGACCCAATTGGGGGCCCCAGCACCGAAACGCCTGGTCACCCTCGGCGGCGGAGCCCGCAATCCGCAATGGCGACGGATCAGGGAGCGCTTTCTGCAGATGCCGATCCGCAGTTGTGCGTCGCCCCCAGCCGCTGGCGTTGCACGGCTGGCGTTGCATGCTCTGCAACAGAGGAGTGAAGAATCCATGGTTTCCGAGGGAGAATCGCATGCGCCTTCATGA
- the metK gene encoding methionine adenosyltransferase, protein MSRYVFTSESVTEGHPDKICDQVSDAVLDALLAQDPSSRVACETVVNTGLCMITGEVTSKAQVDFIHLVRNVIQDIGYSGARAGGFDANSCAVLVALDQQSPDIAQGVNEADDHAGDPLDLVGAGDQGIMFGYACNETPELMPLPISLAHRLSRRLAEVRHNGTLDYLLPDGKTQVSVVYENNKPVAIDTILISTQHTEEVAGISDEQGIRERITEDLWTHVVEPATADLALKPNREATKYLVNPTGKFVVGGPQGDAGLTGRKIIVDTYGGYARHGGGAFSGKDPTKVDRSAAYAARYVAKCLVAAGLAERAEVQLSYAIGVAKPVSILVESFGTSALANGALTELVQQHFDLRPGAIIESFDLRHLPQKRGGRFYQNTAAYGHFGRNDLKAPWEDVDAKAVELRNA, encoded by the coding sequence ATGAGTCGATACGTCTTCACCTCCGAGTCTGTGACGGAGGGGCATCCCGACAAGATCTGCGATCAAGTCAGTGATGCCGTGCTCGATGCCCTTCTGGCCCAGGATCCCTCCAGCCGCGTTGCCTGCGAAACGGTGGTGAATACCGGCTTGTGCATGATCACCGGTGAGGTGACCTCCAAAGCCCAGGTCGACTTCATCCACCTGGTCCGCAACGTGATCCAAGACATCGGCTATAGCGGAGCCCGGGCGGGTGGATTTGATGCCAACAGCTGTGCTGTTTTGGTTGCTCTCGATCAGCAGTCCCCAGACATCGCGCAGGGGGTGAACGAGGCCGATGACCATGCCGGTGATCCTCTTGATCTCGTTGGTGCTGGTGATCAGGGAATCATGTTCGGCTATGCGTGCAATGAAACACCTGAGCTGATGCCCCTGCCCATCAGCCTGGCCCACCGCTTGTCGCGGCGCCTTGCGGAAGTGCGCCACAACGGCACCCTCGACTACCTGCTGCCTGATGGCAAAACCCAGGTGAGCGTTGTTTATGAAAACAACAAGCCCGTGGCGATCGACACCATCCTGATCTCAACGCAACACACTGAAGAAGTCGCAGGCATCAGCGACGAGCAAGGGATCCGCGAGCGCATCACCGAAGACCTCTGGACCCATGTCGTGGAACCGGCCACAGCGGATCTCGCCCTAAAACCAAACCGGGAAGCGACCAAATATCTGGTGAATCCCACCGGCAAATTCGTGGTGGGCGGACCGCAAGGAGACGCCGGACTCACCGGCCGCAAGATCATTGTCGACACCTATGGCGGTTATGCCCGCCACGGTGGTGGTGCTTTCTCCGGAAAGGATCCCACCAAAGTGGACCGCTCTGCAGCTTATGCAGCGCGTTATGTCGCCAAGTGCCTCGTGGCGGCGGGACTGGCTGAACGCGCGGAAGTGCAGCTCAGCTACGCCATTGGTGTGGCAAAGCCCGTGTCGATTCTGGTGGAATCCTTCGGGACCAGTGCGCTGGCCAACGGTGCACTGACTGAATTGGTGCAGCAACACTTTGATCTGCGCCCTGGAGCCATCATCGAATCCTTCGATCTCCGGCACCTGCCCCAGAAACGTGGTGGGCGTTTCTACCAAAACACCGCGGCCTACGGGCACTTTGGCCGCAACGATTTGAAGGCACCCTGGGAAGACGTGGATGCCAAAGCAGTGGAACTGCGCAACGCCTGA
- a CDS encoding HAD family hydrolase, producing the protein MAHLQLRGRSLGPVQGVLFDKDGTLSHSEPRLIALADARITEALERFQAMGASQSERSELHDLLARTYGRCQSGVTPEGTLAVASRQHNLLSTATVFCQMQLGWPRALVLADEIFDAVDHRHQTTSSAVDSPALLPGAAEVLRELHAAGVVCALISNDTKAGIQGFIDAHQLDDCIADVWSADHLPTKPHVGAVHGLCAKLNLRASDCALIGDADTDLLMARQAGIGITLGYVAGWHQSPELTEHEQLIHDWSELTIKGRSNKS; encoded by the coding sequence GTGGCTCATCTCCAACTCAGAGGCCGTTCACTCGGCCCAGTGCAAGGGGTGCTGTTCGATAAGGACGGCACCCTTTCCCATAGCGAGCCTCGCCTGATTGCTCTTGCAGACGCTCGGATCACTGAAGCCCTGGAACGCTTCCAGGCGATGGGTGCGTCCCAGAGCGAGCGCAGCGAACTGCACGACCTGCTGGCCAGAACCTATGGCCGCTGTCAGTCCGGAGTCACCCCCGAAGGAACTCTGGCTGTGGCCTCTCGGCAGCACAACCTGCTCAGCACCGCGACCGTTTTCTGTCAGATGCAGCTGGGCTGGCCACGCGCCCTTGTGTTGGCCGATGAGATTTTCGATGCGGTGGACCACCGCCACCAAACCACGAGCTCCGCAGTGGACTCCCCTGCGCTCCTCCCAGGTGCTGCAGAGGTCCTGAGAGAACTCCACGCAGCAGGCGTGGTGTGCGCCTTAATCAGCAATGACACCAAAGCCGGGATTCAAGGCTTCATCGATGCGCATCAACTCGATGACTGCATTGCCGATGTGTGGAGTGCCGACCACCTCCCCACCAAACCTCACGTTGGAGCCGTGCACGGACTGTGCGCCAAGCTGAATCTGAGGGCATCAGATTGCGCCCTGATTGGCGATGCCGATACGGATCTGCTCATGGCAAGACAAGCCGGAATCGGCATCACCCTGGGTTACGTGGCTGGCTGGCACCAGTCTCCTGAGCTCACGGAACATGAGCAGCTGATTCACGACTGGAGTGAACTCACCATCAAGGGGCGGTCCAACAAGTCCTGA
- a CDS encoding 30S ribosomal protein S1 has translation MTVTPTDPSKDSAVDSAEAVASASDAVVEGAAQADFGTDEDLSIPDDIPTADDPSSRAASRDMDSAGFTLDEFAALLSKYDYNFKPGDIVNGTVFALESKGAMIDIGAKTAAFMPLQEVSINRVEGLSDVLQPGEIREFFIMSEENEDGQLSLSIRRIEYQRAWERVRQLQKEDATIYSEVFATNRGGALVRVEGLRGFIPGSHISTRKPKEELVADFLPLKFLEVDEERNRLVLSHRRALVERKMNRLEVGEVVVGTVRGIKPYGAFIDIGGVSGLLHISEISHEHIETPHSVLNVNDQMKVMIIDLDAERGRISLSTKALEPEPGDMLTDPQKVFDKAEEMAARYKQMLLEQAEEGEEPLGSMMI, from the coding sequence ATGACTGTCACGCCCACAGATCCCTCTAAGGACTCTGCCGTGGACTCCGCTGAAGCCGTCGCATCCGCGTCTGACGCAGTGGTTGAAGGCGCAGCTCAGGCTGACTTCGGCACGGATGAAGACCTCAGTATTCCTGATGACATCCCGACTGCTGACGACCCCAGCAGCAGAGCTGCCAGCCGGGACATGGATAGCGCTGGTTTCACGCTCGACGAGTTCGCAGCACTGCTCAGTAAGTACGACTACAACTTCAAGCCTGGCGACATCGTCAACGGCACAGTCTTCGCGCTCGAGTCGAAAGGCGCAATGATCGATATCGGGGCCAAAACAGCAGCCTTCATGCCTCTTCAAGAGGTCTCGATCAATCGTGTTGAAGGCCTGAGCGATGTGCTCCAGCCCGGAGAAATCCGGGAGTTCTTCATCATGAGTGAAGAGAACGAAGACGGTCAACTCTCGCTCTCCATTCGTCGGATCGAATATCAACGCGCCTGGGAACGCGTGCGTCAGCTTCAAAAAGAAGACGCCACGATCTACTCCGAAGTGTTTGCCACCAACCGAGGTGGTGCTCTGGTTCGGGTAGAGGGTCTGCGTGGATTCATCCCCGGATCACACATCAGCACCCGCAAACCCAAGGAAGAACTCGTTGCTGACTTCCTCCCTCTGAAGTTCCTAGAGGTGGATGAGGAGCGCAACCGCCTTGTGCTCAGTCACCGCCGTGCGCTTGTCGAGCGGAAGATGAATCGCCTGGAAGTCGGTGAGGTTGTTGTTGGTACCGTCCGCGGCATCAAGCCTTACGGCGCCTTCATCGACATCGGCGGAGTCAGCGGTCTGCTGCACATCTCTGAGATCAGTCACGAGCACATTGAGACACCCCACTCGGTGCTCAATGTGAATGATCAGATGAAGGTGATGATCATTGACCTCGATGCTGAGCGTGGTCGGATCTCCCTCTCCACCAAAGCACTGGAACCGGAGCCCGGTGACATGCTCACTGATCCCCAGAAGGTGTTCGACAAAGCCGAGGAGATGGCCGCCCGCTACAAGCAGATGCTGCTTGAGCAGGCTGAAGAGGGCGAAGAGCCCCTTGGCTCCATGATGATCTGA
- the nrdR gene encoding transcriptional regulator NrdR has translation MQCPSCQNTDSRVLESRAADGGRSVRRRRECLNCEFRFTTYERVETVPITVIKRNGHRETFSRSKLLHGLSRACEKTGIAPERLETIVEELELSLQQRSGREVSSSDIGELVLDQLKMISEVAYIRFASVYRQFSGVSDFVATLEGISASKTELTAAI, from the coding sequence ATGCAGTGCCCTTCCTGCCAAAACACCGATAGCCGGGTGCTCGAATCAAGAGCCGCCGATGGTGGACGAAGTGTGCGACGCAGGAGGGAATGTCTCAATTGCGAATTTCGCTTCACCACCTACGAACGGGTTGAAACAGTGCCCATCACGGTGATCAAACGCAACGGCCACCGCGAAACATTCAGTCGCAGCAAACTTCTGCACGGCCTGAGTCGGGCCTGCGAAAAAACCGGGATTGCACCTGAACGCTTAGAAACCATCGTTGAAGAGCTTGAACTCAGCCTCCAACAGCGCAGTGGTCGTGAAGTGTCCAGCAGCGATATCGGCGAACTGGTGCTGGATCAACTCAAAATGATCAGCGAGGTCGCCTACATCCGCTTCGCATCGGTTTATCGCCAGTTCAGCGGAGTCAGTGATTTCGTGGCGACTCTGGAGGGAATCAGTGCATCGAAGACGGAGCTGACAGCCGCAATCTGA
- a CDS encoding photosystem II reaction center protein T encodes MESFAYILILTLAIATLFFAIAFRDPPKIGK; translated from the coding sequence ATGGAAAGCTTCGCTTACATCCTCATCCTCACCCTTGCGATTGCCACTCTGTTTTTCGCGATCGCCTTCCGCGATCCCCCGAAGATCGGCAAGTAA
- the psbB gene encoding photosystem II chlorophyll-binding protein CP47, which produces MGLPWYRVHTVVINDPGRLLAVHLMHTALVAGWAGSMALYELAIFDPSDPVLNPMWRQGMFVMPFMARLGVTDSWGGWSITGATGVDPGFWSFEGVAAAHIVFSGLLMLAAIWHWTYWDLEIWQDPRTGEPALDLPKIFGIHLLLAGLGCFGFGAFHLTGVFGPGMWISDPYGITGHLEPVQPSWGPEGFNPFNPGGIVAHHIAAGIVGIIAGIFHITTRPPERLYKALRMGNIETVLASAIAAVFFAAFIVAGTMWYGAAATPIELFGPTRYQWDQSYFKTEINRRVQTAMDQGATASEAYASIPEKLAFYDYVGNSPAKGGLFRVGPMVNGDGLPTGWLGHISFTDKEGRDLQVRRLPNFFENFPVILEDSDGVVRGDIPFRRAEAKYSFEQQGITATVYGGALDGQTFTDPAEVKRLARKAQLGEAFEFDRETYNSDGTFRSSPRGWFTFGHATFALLFFFGHIWHGARTLYRDVFAGIDPDLGEQVEFGLFQKLGDRSTRRLPEGFVPPAGSPLS; this is translated from the coding sequence ATGGGATTGCCCTGGTATCGGGTGCACACGGTCGTCATCAACGACCCCGGCCGATTGTTGGCCGTGCACCTCATGCACACAGCCCTCGTTGCCGGCTGGGCCGGCTCGATGGCTCTTTATGAACTCGCCATCTTCGACCCTTCCGATCCAGTCCTGAACCCCATGTGGCGTCAGGGCATGTTCGTGATGCCCTTCATGGCCCGCCTGGGCGTGACGGACAGCTGGGGTGGCTGGAGCATCACCGGGGCCACCGGTGTTGATCCAGGCTTCTGGAGCTTCGAAGGTGTTGCTGCTGCGCACATCGTTTTCAGTGGTTTGCTGATGCTTGCGGCCATCTGGCACTGGACCTACTGGGATCTCGAGATCTGGCAGGATCCGCGCACCGGAGAGCCTGCCCTGGATCTCCCCAAAATCTTCGGCATCCACCTTCTGCTTGCAGGCCTCGGTTGCTTCGGCTTTGGTGCCTTCCACCTCACTGGTGTGTTTGGCCCGGGTATGTGGATCTCGGATCCTTACGGGATCACAGGTCATCTCGAACCCGTTCAACCTTCCTGGGGACCTGAAGGCTTTAACCCCTTCAATCCGGGCGGGATCGTGGCTCACCACATCGCCGCTGGAATTGTTGGCATTATTGCTGGCATTTTCCACATCACCACGCGACCACCGGAGCGTCTCTACAAGGCTCTCCGCATGGGCAACATCGAAACTGTGCTAGCGAGCGCAATTGCTGCCGTGTTTTTCGCGGCCTTCATCGTTGCCGGCACGATGTGGTACGGCGCGGCTGCAACCCCAATCGAACTCTTCGGCCCGACTCGCTATCAGTGGGACCAGAGCTACTTCAAGACTGAAATCAATCGTCGCGTTCAAACTGCGATGGATCAAGGTGCAACGGCCTCCGAGGCCTATGCATCGATTCCCGAAAAGCTGGCTTTCTATGACTACGTCGGCAACAGTCCTGCCAAAGGCGGTCTCTTCCGTGTTGGTCCCATGGTGAACGGGGATGGCCTTCCCACCGGATGGCTGGGTCACATCTCCTTTACTGATAAAGAAGGTCGCGATCTTCAAGTACGCCGTCTGCCCAACTTCTTCGAGAACTTCCCTGTGATTCTCGAAGACAGCGATGGTGTGGTTCGTGGTGACATCCCTTTCCGTCGTGCTGAAGCGAAGTACTCCTTCGAACAGCAAGGCATTACTGCCACTGTTTACGGCGGTGCCCTGGATGGCCAAACCTTCACAGATCCAGCCGAGGTGAAGCGCCTGGCTCGCAAAGCCCAGCTTGGCGAAGCCTTCGAGTTTGACCGCGAGACTTACAACTCGGACGGTACTTTCCGCAGTTCACCCCGCGGCTGGTTCACCTTCGGTCACGCCACTTTCGCACTGCTCTTCTTCTTCGGTCACATCTGGCACGGTGCTCGCACCCTCTACCGCGACGTGTTCGCAGGTATCGATCCCGATCTCGGCGAACAAGTCGAATTTGGTCTCTTCCAGAAACTGGGAGACCGCTCGACGCGTCGTCTGCCCGAAGGCTTCGTGCCCCCGGCAGGTTCCCCTCTCAGCTAA
- a CDS encoding 2Fe-2S iron-sulfur cluster-binding protein, with protein sequence MPVIRFVREGRDVECYPGENLREVALREGIQLYGLKGQLGNCGGCGQCITCFVKVEGESSEQALSRRTAVEGVKLKRRPEGWRLACQALVEQSVVVVTKPQTSMADQQRRVAAALQAPLPTGPVEWPRPVGADEDDETDVEGSAEAEMDSEETAPPATPGDER encoded by the coding sequence GTGCCCGTTATCCGTTTCGTTCGCGAAGGTCGAGATGTGGAGTGCTATCCCGGTGAAAACTTGCGTGAGGTTGCGCTTCGCGAGGGAATTCAGCTCTATGGGCTGAAAGGTCAGCTTGGTAACTGTGGTGGCTGCGGTCAGTGCATCACCTGCTTCGTGAAGGTTGAAGGTGAGTCCTCCGAACAAGCACTGAGTCGGAGAACAGCCGTTGAGGGCGTCAAACTCAAGCGACGGCCGGAAGGCTGGCGTCTGGCTTGTCAAGCCTTGGTCGAGCAATCGGTGGTTGTGGTGACCAAACCTCAAACCTCGATGGCAGATCAGCAGAGGCGTGTCGCGGCTGCTTTGCAGGCGCCACTGCCCACTGGGCCTGTTGAGTGGCCGCGTCCTGTCGGGGCTGATGAGGACGATGAAACTGACGTGGAGGGCTCTGCCGAAGCCGAGATGGATTCAGAGGAGACAGCTCCGCCTGCTACGCCCGGTGACGAGCGCTGA
- the psbM gene encoding photosystem II reaction center protein PsbM — protein METNDLGFVASLLFVLVPTVFLIILFIQTNSREG, from the coding sequence ATGGAAACCAACGATCTCGGCTTCGTAGCCAGCCTGCTGTTTGTTCTGGTGCCGACCGTCTTCCTGATCATTCTTTTTATTCAGACCAACAGCCGAGAAGGTTGA
- a CDS encoding universal stress protein: MFKNLLIADSGKGQVGEMINMLRDLPAFKAARVNLLHVVTEQSKNESEEHWSEAGNLLSSSVQKLGLNPEEVNSIIRHGDAKQTVLKVADELNVDLIVMGSRGLGRLQSILSNSASQYVFQLSTRPMLLVRDDLYVRHINRLMVTIDGTGVGDDALKLACEMVRDIPGGQLTGVHVARQEPTPSRGASTGSDSYLDKAIQRARTFGVELKPLHVTDPDIGRGVCRAAEEINADLVVLASQDRRPLVARGLVDLDKLLGGSVSDYIRVHAPAPVLLVREPEQG, encoded by the coding sequence GTGTTCAAGAACCTTCTGATCGCCGATTCCGGCAAAGGCCAGGTCGGAGAAATGATCAACATGCTGCGCGACTTACCGGCCTTCAAGGCCGCTCGCGTGAACCTCCTTCACGTGGTGACCGAACAAAGCAAGAACGAGTCCGAGGAGCATTGGTCGGAAGCCGGGAACCTGTTGTCCTCATCCGTTCAAAAGCTTGGTCTCAATCCGGAGGAGGTCAACTCAATCATCCGACACGGCGACGCCAAGCAGACTGTTCTGAAGGTTGCCGACGAACTCAACGTCGACCTGATCGTGATGGGCTCAAGGGGCCTCGGGCGCCTGCAATCGATCCTGTCGAACAGCGCAAGCCAGTACGTCTTTCAACTCTCGACACGACCGATGCTTTTGGTGCGTGACGACTTGTACGTGAGGCACATCAATCGCCTCATGGTCACGATTGATGGAACAGGGGTTGGTGACGACGCCTTGAAGCTGGCTTGCGAAATGGTGCGGGACATTCCCGGCGGCCAACTCACCGGAGTGCATGTGGCAAGGCAGGAACCAACGCCTTCACGCGGAGCTTCCACAGGCAGTGACAGCTATCTCGACAAAGCCATTCAACGGGCGCGGACATTCGGGGTGGAACTGAAACCTCTCCACGTCACCGACCCAGACATCGGCAGAGGAGTTTGCCGTGCCGCGGAAGAGATCAATGCCGATCTCGTGGTTTTGGCATCCCAAGACCGACGCCCGCTCGTCGCCAGAGGCCTAGTGGACCTCGACAAACTGCTGGGTGGCTCTGTGAGCGATTACATCAGAGTTCACGCTCCCGCCCCTGTTCTCCTGGTGAGGGAACCGGAGCAGGGCTGA
- a CDS encoding thioesterase family protein: MVNESVTAAWCLTKQVHPQHTDHGGVMWHGAYVGWLEEARVEALASAGLPYAQMTAAGLEMPVVNLQIRYRDALRLGDRVVLASQSEPQQGVRWPWRTHFLRHGVCIAEAQVDLVLLRVDSRQVLRRPPESVAQAFAALRLGPQTYEE; encoded by the coding sequence ATGGTGAATGAGAGCGTTACGGCCGCCTGGTGTTTGACCAAGCAGGTGCATCCTCAGCACACCGACCACGGTGGCGTGATGTGGCATGGCGCCTACGTGGGATGGCTTGAGGAGGCGAGAGTTGAGGCCCTGGCTTCGGCAGGGCTCCCCTACGCGCAGATGACGGCAGCAGGATTGGAGATGCCGGTGGTCAATCTGCAAATTCGTTACCGAGACGCGTTAAGGCTCGGTGACCGAGTTGTTCTGGCGAGTCAATCCGAGCCGCAGCAAGGGGTCCGCTGGCCGTGGAGAACGCATTTTTTGCGCCATGGGGTTTGTATCGCAGAGGCTCAGGTGGATCTTGTGTTGCTGCGGGTGGATTCCCGGCAGGTGTTGCGGCGTCCCCCTGAGTCCGTGGCTCAGGCCTTTGCAGCTTTACGGCTGGGCCCTCAGACCTATGAGGAGTAG
- a CDS encoding DNA-processing protein DprA translates to MRQLAAVAAVLPGGWQELWRWPLERFRQEFAWSESVLASVDSYRSSCGDTQPSEVPAQVLLPCDSLWPPLLNDLERPPLTLQWEGDACLLPWLASQQSVAVVGTRRPSAHGLRMAERIGGSLASAGWPVVSGLAEGIDAAAHRGCLRNGGRPVAVLGTPLHRVYPPEHRALQQAVSQSGMLVTELRRETRVHRSSFALRNRLLVALTRAVVVVECPKSSGALLSAAMAQRLGVPVWVVPGDALRDSACGSNALLRSGAHALLDPNDLLDALGPGPADALCSPRVAQGTTSERSPSIGGLQKQLLQLVDAGSTLEQMVQALKLDSQAVAAELLRLELDGLVLAQPGLCWRRL, encoded by the coding sequence ATGCGCCAGCTCGCTGCGGTTGCGGCGGTGCTCCCCGGGGGGTGGCAAGAGCTTTGGCGTTGGCCGTTGGAGCGCTTCCGACAGGAATTTGCTTGGTCTGAATCGGTGCTGGCCAGCGTTGATTCCTACCGGTCGTCGTGTGGTGACACCCAGCCATCTGAGGTGCCGGCTCAGGTGTTGTTGCCCTGTGATTCCCTATGGCCACCGTTGTTGAATGATTTAGAGCGGCCGCCGCTGACTCTTCAATGGGAAGGCGATGCGTGTTTGCTGCCCTGGCTCGCCTCCCAGCAGTCTGTCGCTGTGGTTGGCACCCGACGTCCCTCGGCCCATGGCCTACGAATGGCTGAACGCATTGGTGGATCCTTGGCTAGTGCCGGTTGGCCGGTGGTCAGTGGTCTGGCAGAGGGGATTGATGCCGCTGCCCATCGGGGTTGCTTGCGTAATGGTGGTCGTCCTGTCGCGGTTCTCGGTACGCCTTTGCATCGTGTGTATCCGCCCGAACATCGTGCTCTTCAACAGGCCGTGAGTCAGTCGGGAATGCTGGTCACCGAGCTCCGCCGCGAAACCAGGGTTCACCGGTCCAGTTTTGCGTTGCGCAACCGTTTGCTCGTTGCGTTGACACGCGCTGTTGTCGTTGTGGAGTGCCCCAAAAGCAGCGGTGCGCTTCTGTCCGCGGCCATGGCTCAACGTTTGGGCGTGCCTGTTTGGGTGGTGCCTGGAGATGCGCTGCGCGATTCAGCGTGCGGCAGCAATGCACTGCTTCGTTCCGGAGCGCATGCGCTGTTGGATCCAAACGATTTGCTTGATGCATTGGGTCCTGGTCCAGCGGACGCGTTGTGCTCTCCGCGGGTCGCACAGGGAACGACATCTGAAAGATCTCCGTCGATTGGCGGTCTTCAAAAGCAACTGCTCCAACTTGTCGATGCCGGCTCAACCCTGGAGCAGATGGTCCAGGCGTTGAAGCTGGATTCACAGGCTGTGGCCGCGGAGTTGCTCAGACTGGAGCTGGATGGTTTGGTCTTGGCTCAGCCAGGACTGTGCTGGAGACGGCTCTAG